taatatttaattttcaaatatacttCATTTCAGtgttattactaaaattttagcCTCTATTTGGTCAAGAACTCAAAAACGTTTTAATATTACAGGAATGCAAGTACGTTGgacataaaaatggaaaatttcagAGAGACAGTATCCCAGAACATGTATATCCTCTTGGCAACCATCTGTTTCTGACTTTGAATGCTTACAAGAGGAAAGTAAAGATCCATATAAGAACCAATAAACTTCACCGTGAGATGTATTATCCCTCCAAAGATGGTGTTACTCTAGAAATAGCCCAGTTTAATGTGTTGAGCAAAACATATGTGCCTCCGATGTCGGTATTTGATGTTGTTGATATTAACATGAAATTGGATGCTTCAGATCGAGATGAAAGAGATACCTACTACGTCCAAATGCaagaagataaatatttcacattatcTCATGAGTATCAGTGCCGAAGCGGTCGAATTTATAGATCTACTGTCGAAATAGATTCAGTGCAATGGTCACAACTCGGTCAAGTGCGCGACACAGtgatttgtaattatattaatttaaaatacaacacCGTCAAGTTTAATGAACTGTTCAAACGACACACGTCATGTAATGTTCTCAAAAAAGTGTCTGACGAAAGCATCGAAAGATTAACCTCGTCATCCATGACTCGTGTCCTAAGGAATATTGTGAACAATCATATTTCTCTAGAAAAAGGACTAAAAACTATACGAAGAACAGACGAACTCCCAGAAATCGAAGAAATTAACACagtttatgatttttatgaatCGTGCTTAAACCTGAACACAGTAAGTATAGTTACTGACTTTGAAAAGGCgttgaaaaaggaaatattttttcctacaaaGTATCCATTTCCCTTAATTGACTATATAAACGAACAATATCTGAATActgttaatatatttgaattgatAATGCttgcaaaaattgatttttgttcaTTAGATGGCATCAGTGTTtagttcaataaatattatgtgatGTGTACTATTATAGTTGTTATTTGTGCTTTAAAACCTTATAAGaatgtgtaatttaaaattcgtaatAGAACTagtatggcattttttttagcatttaataatttaaaagataagagGTATTCTTTTGACACCTTAATcattattacagaaaaaagttttgcaatatgtttttttagagataatcactttaattaaattattttttcacagaGGGCAGCACTGATAATTGTGTAATTTAATATTCGTAATCAAAATTagtatagtattttaattttcatagtatTTAAACACTAAAAGTTATTCTTCCGACTCCTTAATCGTTATCATAGaaaaaagttgaacaataaactctgtaattaaattattttctcatagaGGGCAACACCAGTAAAATGCGCTTcattaatggaaaatttaactagtaaatttaaatgatgcggaattttttttcgtatttagataaaatgaacactctaaaatttacttataaatagatggaattttttttatatttattattcttgctAGAAAGCAATATAAACTTTACGGCAGCTACATAAAAagcattcctttaaaaaaatattcattttgctCGAAACTGGATAACAAATATAACATTGTAAAAGTGTCTAACNGGGTTTATAGGtaggaaaaattttcaaaatttgggaaGAATCGgccataaatttgattttatgtgtgtataaataactgaatttattaattctgtttttctaatcaaataaaCGAATATCATGATCAAATAAACGAAAGCACATCTTACTAGAGAAAATGTTAGTCCAGTGTGTGCCTCACTTCTTGCACAAATCAAAAGAATAGCGATAGAGAGGAACTAGcccattgatatttaaaaaattaagaagttagTGGAAAGTATACTTCCCAGTTAACTTCATTAATTAAGCAAACGGGATTTTAAGGCATAGTTCGTCCAACTCATACCTAAGAACTATTGTGCTCTTCAAATAAGTGCTTTTGTATTGGTAGTCAAGTGTTAATCAATGTAACATTGGAAGCAGACATTCAATTCACATTTTACCATcatcatagctgccaacttttacacattttgcgtaaaattttatttaaatattcagagttgtagtaaaatttattctttccaGATAGCTcttgaatatataatttttttggtttaaaccCATTCAAACCACAACTGCATATAAATTGCTTAAAGGTTATTTTAATCTCCACttcgtataaaaataaattatacatatgTTCAAGTGTAAGATAATTACTCGATAGTGTGTTTAAGctcttacataataaaaatattttctgccttaatttgttattcaatttttgttttactaccacAGGAGAAAATCCTCCGtaagaatattataattgacAGGTATGCAACACGTTCGTACACTGACTTACctttctcttttcaaaatagtttcttttttccaatGTCCCCTTAGGTTGACATCAGAAAAGTTCGCCAATTCAGGTGAATTAGAACAGATTTGTTTGCCACTTTTTCAGGgtcaccatattaggtgggccaacattACTCCCACAGTAATGACAGATAGCACAAAGAAGGAAATAACATCCATACCTTgtccaggattcgaacccagaacctttctgatgcaaggctagttccctgacccctacacagctAGGTCGGCGAAAAATATTCCTAGTGGtaagaaaaagcaatttctGTTGAGACACTAAACTGctgtttcattaatattttgtcaACACTTAAACACATTTTGGAGAACCAACAAGCctgctatatatatatgtttcaaatttttaaatgtaataatagtcaaaatcatttaaaatcacatttaatcATGTGTGAATGCACAAATTTTGCTtccacattaaatataaaaataaaatctttcgcaATAAGCTGGGTTGCCCCAGGAGACTAAAACTACCAAAAAGTGGTGACTATTAAGActcaaagtttaattaaaagttgtgAAAATTAGCGACTTCTTATGGCATATTTTCTTTCAGATTACCATTGAAAACGAATGCAAAGAATGTTTTTGGTTTacatatgaaaaatttctaatgtaaCTCATAGTAGCAGTtacaatttagtaatttaagctataataaataaataaaaataatttgaatttgtgcacacattttgcattttttgtcaCTTGTGGCATCCCTGAATAAGGTCATAGTCGTAGTAGTGCTCTGGGACTAGGCACTTGGGCCGCGGAACGGCCCATATCATATAcgtcataaatttgttttaaagtttgtttcaaCATTGGGAGATCAGTGGTCTGTGCGGTTGCTGAATCTGTCGCGATTATGTACGCTGACGATGATCTGTATTTGATAAGGTACCTGCCCTCTTAAACGGGCACCAAACCTCTTAATCTGAATTTCTGCCCAATGGCAACTGGTACTTTTTGCATAGATAAGTAGGGGGAAATCAAGACAGTTGGAGGCTGGGTAGCGTGCTGCAATATGCAGATCAAATCATGATATTAGTCGCGATTATGTAACTATCAGGCTAATCTAATCAAATGTATTGGtagttaatatttacttaaaatattttttttaaaaaatcaagcaaGAAGTCGAAACTTTTCTaccatattaaatataaaaattaaatcttcagCTAAAATTTGAGGTGTTTATATGTAGCGTCAACACTATATGCCGAAAgcattaacacgttcacgccggggtgacccaccggtaggtcacgctagattgtctcatcttggcagcgcaccggagtaaaaactggtttttagtttttttccgggaataataaaaatccattactACCAATTGTCTTTTACggattcaatttttatattgaattgcttcttcgccgtgataaatttccttacagtgaattgttattgttgagaatagattaactcctcccgaatattatctaatattgaaatagtataccagtattttcttttttcccgtaccagtattatcacttttcccggcgtaaACGTGTTAAGCAAATAGCCACTGCCAGGCTTTGAACTTGGGTCGCTCGTGACAAAAGTAAATTCTAAAAGCCAATCACAGGTGCCAACACGACTGTTTTGTTAAATactttagtttataaattgcaGGCGTTACGAAGTCGATACATATGCAAATAAATGTGTGACTTTCAGCCGTCACTGTTTCTTATTCAGAAATGAAAGGAATTCCAGTCCTATAAAATATGGAGCTTTGTCATTCTGTCGTATCAAGCTTTGAAAGTTTTGGGTAGTTTCCTACTCCAAACAACTCAAATGCTTGTTAAATAATCCGAAAAACTACACAAAGCTGAtttgtctcaatgcttgatccaagaaCTCTGGGTTATGTTCTTAATATCAGtacgaaatttaatatttatatccaCAAATCGTATATGAATTGGCTATTcaactcaagaaaaaaaaataataaacttctgAGTCAGTAATCGAGACATACTTCCCTTCTTTGATATCATTTAAATACGTATTATGTTAGACgaaaaggaaaaccacgaagtcGGGAATCTACGGTTAGCTGAGAAACAATTACAAACAGTAACTCATCAGTCATTATGAAATTGTTTCGCGTTGTATTCGTTATAAACgcaatttattcttttgaaatatacaaattaataacagtaaacttttcatgaaaaaaaaagacacacttaagtaaaataatttataaattacactaTGAAAATCCATAGCAAACAGCAAATATAACCAActgtcaaaacaaattttaaaaaaaaaaaacttataaccttttttccaaatataaataaaaaattctctagtaaaaaaattattaagattaagcttatctattattattaagattatttaaattattattattaagattatttaaaattaagctgGAAATAGAAAGAAATGTAATTGAAGAGCTTAGTAGTAACTCGGTAAGTGACATTCTTAGAGTTACTCAgggttagaaaaaaaagtggtgtccgaattattttattacagtagGCAAGGCTAATAAGTCTGtgccatattttatttaccactacctacttggaaataaaaatcatccAATCCAACTGATGTGGATTAGttatgtcaaaattaaaatgagagcAAGAATTATTCTGTTACGAATATACCCATATTGAGGCCACCACTTAATATAAGTTTTCCTACTTAAAAAACAACTTCGAAAATGTTACTTACCAGCTTCATCAACTAAGCTCTTCAATTTACAATTCATTTTACTATCCAATATACCCCATTCTCTTAAGAgcactattttctttttcagcaaaCATCAAAACATCTTTGGCGATATTTTTTCGATGTGCAACCCTATGGTAGAAGACTTAGTGCTCTGAAGAGCATGGTGGTAACCGCATCTGAAAGGAGTACcacaagaaactgaaaaaaaaagtggatcGAAAAAGGTTCAGGAGAGGGATCAACAGGGATTGAAAATTGCTTCATATGCCGTGTTCCCCCATGGATGAAATAGCCTATAAAAGTGAAATGGACGCCATCCGTTACACAAAAAAGAACCAACTGTAGGACTCAAATGCTCCCATTTCATGCTTGTCAAACATTTTTTCGCAATTATGAagtcgattttttttccattaactgagtatctgaaaaaattatttaagctttttgtcatttgaaattaagttttaaagaacTGTAAGAtgggtttaaaattaagagCGTAATAAAGGAGGTAAGATTATGATAGAAATTGATAGTTGCTAGAACtcgaaatgtttatttattttaaataatgattctatgcagtttcaataatattattaaatatatataaaattatataaatttgaaatttaaatttaatatattttagttttgagcctgagaaaatgcgtttttatttatatgttgattaattttaacttcGTTGTCTTTGATTTGTATCCAGGACAGAGAAAAATTATGAGCTCACGAGGAGAGATAATGACTTCCAGgttattttttcagttgaaaaataCTGGGTAAAACtaagtaactaaaaatattctatttgcTTGGAAAACTTTCTGCTTTTACCCTTTGCACTCTCTGTTACCAACATATCTATCTCCCTAATCAGCAATATTCTTTCATCATGTTCCAtaactactttatttaatatcccCGGGTATTTAAAGTTGAATGTGTTATCGCgcagtaaaattttgtaattcacGTTCATGAGAATGTGAGTTCGAATCCAGGCCGGAGACACCTAGTGAGTAAATGGTCTACACCAccgtatgtattattttaacaagCAATATTTAACactgaaatttggaaaaaactaaaatgaaaataagcaaattattaaatagtttgatcaaaaaaaatttcttttctatctCAGACGAGACATTTCTAATACAATATAAGTACACTGATGGAAAAAAATCCTTACACCAAGAAAAAATTAGtgtaaagtaatgaaatttgcTATGCGTTTGCCtgaataacatatttaattaattaaggttTCAAGATCACAAGTTAATGCAATTAAGAGGAACCCCATTTCAAATGTGAAATACGGGTACATTAATAATCAGTGTAACCACCAGAATTTTGAATGCAAGCGGGCATGCATTGTGTCATACAGATGCCGTATGATATTTTGTGGGATGGAATTCCGTGCCAGTTGCACTTGGTCAGTCAATACGGGGATAGTTAACGATGGCTGTTTATGACGCTGAAGCTGTCCTCCACTGATGTCCCATACGTGCTCGATTGGTGACAGATAGGCCGAGTGAATCGCAGGCCAAGGCAACAGGTCAACATTTTGTAGAGAATGTTGGGTAACAGAAGCAGTATGAGGACCAGTGTTATCCTGTTGGAAAAAAACCTTCTTGAATGCTGCTCACGAATGGCAACAAAACAGGTTGAGTCACCAGTTTAAAGAGCAAATTTTCTGTCAACGTGAGTGGAATAACCACGAGAGTGCTCCTGCTGTCATAGGAAATTGCcccccagaccataactcctGGTGTAGTGTGTCTAGTTTGGAGTCAGGGCGGTATTAGGTACTCACCTACGCACCTTCCAACCAATATACGGCTATCGCTGGCATCAAGACAGAACCGACTTTCATATGAAAACAGAATGGATCTCCTCTCTGCCCTTCAGTGAGCTCTAACTCGACACCACTCACGTTGTTAACGGCAGTGGTTTGTAGTGAGTGAACTGCAAGCTGCAGGGCACACCACCCGAGCTGTTCTTAAAGTAGCCGATTTGTAACTATTCGTTGTGTCACTGCAGTACCGACTGCAGCTCGAATTTCTGATGCAAACGCAGTACGGTCTTCCTTCTGGGTAAGGTCGCATGGTCACACAGAACCCGGTCTTCTTGAAGCAGTACCTTCCCTTGACTACTGCTGCCATAAATCATGCACAATCAAGTGACTCGATAGATAGATAGCTTTCCATATatagatagagcgttcgccttccaatgaggtgaaccgggttcgaatcccagagatggcagTTCGATACAAATTCCCACCCATTTCCCCCCGACCAGTGCTGAcggaaaatatcctcagtggtagacggatcatgggttagaatccccttgccttcaggctCACCgggggaggttttcgtggtttttctccccatgtaacacaaatgcgggtcagGTCCAACAAagaatcctccacgaaggcaaatttttcaaaatacttaatgaaggagttcccttatcttctggtttaggttcaaaattccaaggctacggagctgaacataAGCAGTCTTATGTCCCaaatattgggtcggctgttcaacgacggtaataaaataaaataaaatcatgcacAGTAGATACATTTCTCCCCAATCTTTCTGCAATATCGCGAAAAGAAAATTCACCTTCTCGCAGCCCTATTACATGACCACGTTCAAAGTAAGTGAGCTGTTGATAATGGTTCTTTCGTCTCCTTAAAGGCATTCTTGACTAACAGCAACTCTCTatgtcaaaatttaactaaaaataacgCTTACGAACTGTAGAGTAAGTATTTAAACAACCCTAATATGCATGTTAGCAGTGGTGAAACTAGCGCCAAACTTATGCGCCAAGCGCGAAATTTGAATAGACATCTTTTAGTCGTATGATCAAGCCttcgaaatttaattcatatagcacaactccttcttggtgttgggattttttttccatcagtgTATAGAAAATTATTCTGAGGAAGCAATTTGCAAGGTGTTCAAAACTTGAAAAACTTGATTTATGtatttcttgaagaaaattttaaaatcaagtccttttattttaacataatattaaaaatgtataaagaagtttgtattgtattaaataaccaaatatgaaaaaaataagtttcagttgCTCAGAAATAAACTGTCTTAAATATGATAGATCagacaaaaagtgaaaaaaaatttttttattaaagagatgcactttctcaaaaaaaatctgTCTTAATAAATATCAGATAAATAATCATGAACAATAATTTCTCAATAGAAATGCTATTCAGAGAAAAATtgccataaaaaagaaatataaaatataatataatattataaatataaatgaaaaataattttttatagttgctttttaatagtttaaactgCCACAACAAAGTATCGTATAAATAAAcgtacaaaataatttctttataaaaatccaATTTCTGGGAGGAAAACTGCCTTAAAGAAAAGATATCAGAGAAAGTacacaaaaaatgttttgatagaGTTGCAGTTACTCTGAGTAAACaatcttaaaaaagaattatcagataaacaaacataaaaaataataaatgctttgcCTTATTAAAGAAagatcagatttttaaaaaaagaaaaataattatgttaaaaaatttcagtccccccccaaaaaaagaaagattaatcGTTTAACAGCTGCATTATTTTCTCTCTGTCATTTATTATGGGATAATTAATATTACGAGTTCACGTTTTAGctattaaaaccaaatttttctgaataattttccGGTGTCCACTATCTTATGAATTTACTGTGTAACTTAATTAGATTAATGGTTGGAGAAGTCATGAAATGTATACACACAAAATGTCATTGTGTCTGATTTTTCCCGCAATAACTACATTTGCGCTTCAGAGAAAGTcgtaaaaatactaattaaatatgtagttaTATTATACTAACTGAATATGAGCACGCTTTTCTTAATAAGAGCATAAACTATATGCTACATGTCGTAAGTCAAGTAAAAAAGAGTCATAAGTTTGTAATGCAAGAAGATTACATTTAGGgaacaaattacaattttggCTTTTGAATATGAGATTTAACATTTCGTGAGTTCTAATTCTCTTGTAGGGCACCTTTCGTAAAAATACACACGAGAAATCtcaggtaaaataaaataccatataaaaatatgtactaattaaatatgtaattatataattaagtatGTAGTCATATAATTAAGCATGTatgtagttatttaattaataaaaatactaattaaatattaatataaaattacaattttggaTTTTGAGTATGagctttaacttttaactttttgtgaGTTCTTATTCTCTTGTAGGGCTCCTTTCGTAAAAATACACACGAAAAATCtcaggtaaaataaaataccatatataaatatgtatcttttatctaattatttatctaacaccgaaatataaaattaaatatagggGAGAGCGAATGTAGTTTCATAAGAAATAAGTTGGCATTGGACTTCTAGGGTGATCGAATAAAAAAGCATCATCATCACCCAACCATGACCAAGCGCTTAGATCCATTTTTATAGCTCTATGTTATAACGGCTATGGCAAGAATGCCACGTAAATTTTGACTCTGATCAGACGATATGTTCAACGTCCGAAATGGTACCCCTCTCTCCAAACTTAAACACCATAACTAACGAGAGAACTTTCTGccacgacagatttaacgttaACCTTTCTGCGCACAGACGCCAGTTGTTTCGTCGGCAGCCAGGATCGAACTCATTACCTCCAGATCTCCAATTAGAGGTGCGAGCGACTCTTTAAACGTATGCGCCCCCATAGCtccctgataaaaaaaaacttaaaaataaggcACTGGAAGGAAAATACGGGAAAAAACCACgacattaattcttttataactGTAACTTCCGATTCTATCTGGACCGTTGAATACGAATTTAAGTCTCCATTTGGTTCGATCAGACACTAGGCTTCTTCATTTATTGATTCCCATGATCTTGAGATCTTTTTTCCACAAAATCAATCCATCTGATGTTTGGTCTTATTCCTTATCGGTTGCATGTAAACTTTCAGAAAGTCAGCTTCTTAACTGGGCCACCATCATCCCCTCTATAGATATGACCAAGCCATCTTATTCTATAGGATGtaataactgaaattatttagttacttaaattttctgttCAATTAGTCATTAATCTCAATCCAATCAATCAGTCACTAATAATGTTCATTAGTCACTAATCATGTATAATCATTAAAACCTCATAATTTCTATTACTGGCTACCATAAATTTGGTCT
The Parasteatoda tepidariorum isolate YZ-2023 chromosome 9, CAS_Ptep_4.0, whole genome shotgun sequence genome window above contains:
- the LOC110282737 gene encoding uncharacterized protein, which gives rise to MAGVESSENTAMKRKYDENDECKYVGHKNGKFQRDSIPEHVYPLGNHLFLTLNAYKRKVKIHIRTNKLHREMYYPSKDGVTLEIAQFNVLSKTYVPPMSVFDVVDINMKLDASDRDERDTYYVQMQEDKYFTLSHEYQCRSGRIYRSTVEIDSVQWSQLGQVRDTVICNYINLKYNTVKFNELFKRHTSCNVLKKVSDESIERLTSSSMTRVLRNIVNNHISLEKGLKTIRRTDELPEIEEINTVYDFYESCLNLNTVSIVTDFEKALKKEIFFPTKYPFPLIDYINEQYLNTVNIFELIMLAKIDFCSLDGISV